In Dehalococcoidia bacterium, the DNA window CGGACCAACGAGCGGCTGGGCCTTTCGGAGCTGCGCGACCCGGAGCAGACGGTGGCGGTGAATGGCCTCTCCCTGCACTACCTGGACGTGGGGCAGGGGCCGCCGGTGCTACTGTTGCACGGCATGGGCGGCTCGCTGGCCAACTTCCCCCGCACCATCGAGCTGCTGTCCCGCAGCCGGCGAGTGGTGGCCCTGGACCTGGCCGGGTTCGGTCTCTCGGACAGGCCCCGCGACGCCGACCTGACGCCTCAGGGGCAGGCGCGTCTGGTGCGGGGGCTGATGCAGGCGCTGGGCATCGAGCAGGCCGACGTCATAGGCCACTCCCTGGGCGGGGCCATCGCCCTGCACCTGGCCGCCCGCTATCCCGAGGCGGTGCGCAGGCTGGTGCTGGTCTCCAGCGCCGTGCCCGGCCGGCTCATCCCCTGGTTCCTCCGCCCGTTCTGGTTCCCGCCGGTGGTGAGGACCATCGTCGCCCTGTGCCTGCACTGTGGGCCGGCGCGTGAGTGGATGTGGCGGGCGGGTGTATGGAGCGCCGACGTCCTGACCCCCGAACTGCGGCGGGCCATGCGCCTGCCCTCCCTGGTGCGGGGCACCACCGACGCCATCACCAGGGTGGGGCTGGCCCTGGCCCGAGAGGAGCCGCTGGACCTGTCGCAGGTGCGACAGCCGGTGCTCCTGCTGTGGGGGGCCGAGGACCGCTGGGTGGACCTGAAGAGCGCCCGACGCCTGTTGCGGGCCTTGCCCGATGCCCGCCTAGAAGTGGTGCCCAGGGCACGGCACATGGTGCTGGAGGAGCGGCC includes these proteins:
- a CDS encoding alpha/beta hydrolase, which translates into the protein MGRLLRAQIGLMAAVPALLWAYGWWLERTNERLGLSELRDPEQTVAVNGLSLHYLDVGQGPPVLLLHGMGGSLANFPRTIELLSRSRRVVALDLAGFGLSDRPRDADLTPQGQARLVRGLMQALGIEQADVIGHSLGGAIALHLAARYPEAVRRLVLVSSAVPGRLIPWFLRPFWFPPVVRTIVALCLHCGPAREWMWRAGVWSADVLTPELRRAMRLPSLVRGTTDAITRVGLALAREEPLDLSQVRQPVLLLWGAEDRWVDLKSARRLLRALPDARLEVVPRARHMVLEERPDEAHAAILSFLQQGPLPGQATGEAAGQAVS